From the genome of Virgibacillus proomii, one region includes:
- a CDS encoding pentapeptide repeat-containing protein produces MRIDTPKIPENLTERKFTDIYYEEDPEFEVCLVTDSQFNNESIDRLRLYQTVIKNCNFVNTDFSRIDLTDVRFENCDLSNANLGNASMNRVEFLNCKLLGSNLTESYIGNTRFGESILNMVMFGNSKLEKVIFDEAALESADLFDCKLKKVEFLSCNLNGASFEETSLKGIDISSCDFDSLTVSIENLKGCKVSTSQAIQFASLLGLKIK; encoded by the coding sequence GTGAGAATTGACACTCCCAAGATCCCTGAAAATCTAACAGAGAGGAAATTTACAGATATATATTATGAAGAAGATCCAGAATTTGAAGTGTGCCTTGTTACAGATTCCCAATTCAATAACGAATCCATAGATCGATTACGACTTTATCAAACAGTTATCAAAAACTGCAACTTTGTTAATACCGACTTTAGCCGAATTGATCTTACCGATGTGCGCTTTGAGAATTGTGATTTATCCAATGCTAATTTGGGTAATGCCTCCATGAATCGAGTTGAGTTTCTTAATTGTAAGTTGCTAGGCAGCAACCTAACAGAGTCTTATATCGGTAATACAAGATTTGGGGAATCAATTCTTAATATGGTTATGTTTGGTAACTCAAAACTTGAAAAGGTGATTTTTGATGAGGCTGCGTTAGAAAGCGCTGATCTTTTTGACTGTAAGCTCAAAAAAGTAGAATTTCTTTCATGTAATCTTAATGGCGCAAGCTTTGAAGAGACATCATTAAAAGGAATTGATATAAGCTCATGCGATTTTGATTCTTTAACTGTTTCCATAGAGAATTTAAAAGGATGTAAAGTATCAACGTCTCAAGCGATACAATTTGCTTCGTTATTAGGTCTAAAAATTAAGTAA
- a CDS encoding TetR/AcrR family transcriptional regulator: MSARKAVAKELTREMIMDAANELFVEKGYKLVTMRQIAAKLNYSHGSLYYHFKNKAELFYALVEKHFQLLQERMCAIQYLELSQEEKLRMLMKDYIKFGLTHQSHYEIMFLIKDDEVRAFSTEGPIKTYQKFANLVAQWSEKRLSINTIWSMFLSLHGFVTHYLRHVNEYIDVEKMAAHHVELLLQWIKQ, encoded by the coding sequence ATGTCTGCTAGAAAAGCAGTGGCTAAAGAACTTACTCGTGAGATGATAATGGATGCGGCTAATGAGCTCTTCGTTGAGAAAGGATATAAACTTGTTACAATGAGGCAAATTGCAGCGAAATTAAATTATAGTCATGGCTCTTTGTATTACCACTTCAAAAATAAAGCTGAGCTTTTTTATGCATTAGTTGAAAAGCATTTCCAACTGCTTCAAGAGAGAATGTGTGCAATACAATATCTTGAGCTATCTCAAGAAGAAAAGCTTCGCATGCTGATGAAGGATTACATTAAGTTTGGATTGACTCATCAAAGTCACTATGAAATTATGTTTCTTATAAAAGATGACGAGGTACGAGCATTTTCAACTGAAGGGCCGATAAAAACCTATCAGAAATTTGCTAATTTAGTTGCCCAATGGAGTGAAAAAAGGTTATCGATTAATACAATATGGTCGATGTTTTTATCATTACATGGATTTGTAACACATTATTTAAGACATGTTAATGAGTATATAGATGTGGAAAAAATGGCAGCTCATCATGTCGAGCTGCTTTTACAGTGGATAAAACAATAA
- a CDS encoding SDR family NAD(P)-dependent oxidoreductase, protein MKNALVLGASGGMGFAIVMELIKRGIKVTAFARSNSKLEKLFAAYPEVTIYSGDVFNKRDLEEAVKHKNIIFHAINLPYPEWESKLVPLTENIIRAAKFAKAKLAVVDNIYAYGKSESLVVETQVKQPHTKKGKLRLQVEKCIKNSGVSYVITHFPDFYGPHAENTQLNYTLRSVVQNRRAQFIGNPAIAREHLFTLDGAKALVELSLRDDAYGQNWNIPASHPISGNELITQIRELTEFKKKVSIVTTNLLRFLGIYDRQMREFVEMQYLNEQPVILSGEKYTKWIGPLPKTPYKEGLKITIEAYKNQFYSEM, encoded by the coding sequence ATGAAAAATGCGTTAGTTCTTGGAGCTTCAGGAGGAATGGGTTTCGCCATAGTAATGGAGTTAATAAAAAGAGGAATAAAAGTAACAGCCTTTGCTAGATCTAACAGTAAACTAGAAAAACTGTTTGCTGCGTATCCAGAAGTTACAATTTATTCGGGAGATGTTTTTAATAAAAGGGATTTAGAAGAAGCAGTAAAACATAAGAATATTATTTTTCATGCTATTAATTTACCTTACCCAGAATGGGAGAGCAAATTAGTTCCGCTTACAGAAAACATCATTCGAGCTGCAAAGTTTGCTAAGGCTAAATTGGCTGTAGTAGATAATATCTACGCTTATGGTAAAAGTGAAAGTCTAGTAGTAGAAACCCAGGTAAAGCAACCACATACTAAAAAGGGTAAGCTGCGGTTGCAAGTAGAAAAATGTATTAAAAACTCTGGAGTTTCTTATGTTATTACGCATTTCCCTGATTTTTACGGACCTCATGCAGAAAATACCCAATTAAATTATACGCTACGTTCTGTCGTACAAAATAGGCGAGCTCAGTTTATAGGTAATCCGGCTATTGCTAGAGAGCATCTTTTTACCTTAGATGGAGCAAAGGCATTAGTAGAATTATCACTAAGAGATGATGCCTATGGTCAAAATTGGAATATACCAGCATCACACCCGATTTCAGGTAACGAACTGATAACCCAAATTCGTGAATTAACTGAGTTTAAGAAGAAGGTATCGATAGTAACTACAAATTTGCTAAGGTTTTTAGGAATATACGATAGACAGATGAGAGAATTTGTAGAAATGCAGTATTTAAATGAACAACCTGTTATTTTAAGTGGAGAAAAGTATACAAAATGGATTGGACCTTTACCAAAGACCCCTTATAAAGAAGGATTGAAGATTACGATAGAAGCCTATAAAAACCAATTTTATTCCGAGATGTAA
- a CDS encoding RAxF-45 family protein — translation MNQTGGITKFETYLWICYAIFSGKLFLGIRMPLAISK, via the coding sequence ATGAATCAAACTGGTGGCATAACGAAGTTCGAAACATATCTTTGGATTTGTTATGCAATTTTTTCCGGAAAATTATTCCTAGGGATACGTATGCCCTTAGCGATTTCAAAATAA
- the abc-f gene encoding ribosomal protection-like ABC-F family protein: protein MIVSSIQQVTQIIGANSIFENITIEITQGERIGVIGRNGEGKTTLLQLLANKTKPAKGVITWKKNLTIGLLEQTPIVEPEITVETLLLQAFTKLNQLKSEIERLEKRLAEETDSQKLMKLVDTYAIIQQEFQDQGGYEMDARVRRVMDGLQINSLRAKVWKNLSGGERTKVGLAQLLLTAPDLLLLDEPTNHLDFRAIEWLTDFIQQYNGTVVIVSHDRYFLDDTVSAILELDQGSLQKYNTNYTNFVHEREECLLQEFQQYQDQQKKIKKMKETIKRLKEWANQANPPNDGLHRRAKSMEKALARITVLKRPILESKRIDVDFRIHSRSGKDVVKLENVSKRMQDKILFDNINLHVRFQERIAIFGENGTGKSTLLKLILGTLKPDKGSIQLGSNLSIGFLTQHLQEMDGKRTVLAEFREHVQVTEGEARGILAKFLFFGVSVFRKVEQLSGGEKMRLRLAELVYQNHNLLILDEPTNHLDIESKEVLEEALEQFAGTIICVSHDRYFLDRLFPVTYLLYNKQLTRFEGNYTYARQQWGK, encoded by the coding sequence ATGATAGTTTCTAGTATACAACAGGTTACACAAATAATCGGAGCAAATAGTATATTTGAAAATATAACAATCGAAATAACTCAAGGTGAGCGAATTGGAGTTATCGGAAGAAACGGAGAAGGTAAGACGACATTATTGCAATTGCTTGCCAATAAAACAAAACCAGCTAAAGGAGTGATTACATGGAAAAAGAATTTAACGATCGGACTCTTGGAACAAACCCCCATTGTAGAGCCTGAAATAACGGTGGAGACATTATTATTACAAGCTTTTACTAAACTCAATCAATTAAAATCCGAGATAGAGCGATTGGAAAAAAGATTAGCAGAGGAAACAGATTCCCAAAAGCTGATGAAGTTGGTTGATACGTATGCCATTATTCAACAAGAATTTCAAGATCAAGGCGGTTATGAAATGGATGCACGTGTACGTCGGGTAATGGATGGTCTACAAATAAACAGCCTAAGAGCAAAAGTGTGGAAAAACCTCAGCGGCGGTGAAAGAACAAAGGTAGGGCTTGCTCAATTACTATTAACTGCTCCTGATCTGCTTTTATTAGATGAGCCTACCAATCACCTTGATTTTAGAGCAATTGAATGGCTAACAGATTTTATTCAACAATACAACGGTACAGTTGTAATTGTTTCGCATGACCGATATTTTCTCGATGATACAGTTTCTGCCATCTTGGAACTCGATCAAGGGAGTTTACAAAAATATAATACAAATTATACAAACTTTGTTCACGAACGAGAGGAATGTTTGCTTCAGGAATTCCAACAATACCAGGATCAACAGAAGAAAATAAAAAAGATGAAGGAAACCATTAAACGATTAAAAGAATGGGCCAATCAAGCCAATCCACCGAATGATGGGTTACATCGACGAGCGAAAAGTATGGAAAAAGCATTAGCTAGAATAACGGTATTAAAACGGCCAATTTTAGAAAGTAAGCGTATCGATGTTGATTTTCGAATCCATTCGCGTAGTGGAAAAGATGTCGTCAAGCTTGAGAATGTATCAAAAAGGATGCAAGATAAAATATTATTTGACAACATAAATTTGCATGTTCGCTTTCAAGAGCGAATTGCTATATTTGGAGAAAACGGTACTGGAAAGTCTACACTTCTAAAACTGATTTTAGGTACCCTCAAGCCGGATAAAGGAAGTATACAATTAGGAAGTAATTTGTCCATTGGCTTTCTAACACAGCATTTACAGGAAATGGATGGGAAACGAACAGTTTTAGCTGAGTTTCGTGAGCATGTCCAAGTTACAGAAGGAGAAGCAAGAGGAATACTTGCTAAATTTTTGTTTTTTGGTGTAAGTGTGTTTCGGAAGGTTGAACAATTAAGTGGTGGTGAAAAGATGCGCCTGCGATTAGCTGAATTAGTTTATCAAAATCACAACTTACTTATTTTAGATGAACCGACTAATCATCTCGATATTGAATCTAAGGAAGTACTTGAGGAAGCTCTAGAACAGTTTGCAGGAACAATCATTTGTGTATCTCATGACCGCTATTTTCTAGATCGATTATTTCCAGTAACGTATTTGCTTTATAATAAACAGCTGACGCGCTTTGAAGGGAACTATACGTATGCCAGACAGCAATGGGGTAAATGA
- a CDS encoding aldo/keto reductase, which yields MDYITLNNGLKMPQLGFGVWQVPNEEATTAVEKAIEVGYRSIDTAKIYENEQGVGKAIANSNVPREELFITTKVWNTDQGYENTLQAYEESLEKLGLTYVDLYLIHWPTPEYDQYVETYQALEKLYKDGRVRAIGVCNFNVEHLERIIAECEIVPVVNQVECHPYLQQNELKDFCDQHHIYLEAWSPLMQGGKVLQDPVITKIAEKYQRTPAQVVLRWHLQSNHIVIPKSVTPSRMEQNFAVFDFELTPEDMKAIKALDRYERTGPEPSEMNIR from the coding sequence ATGGATTATATTACACTGAATAATGGGTTAAAAATGCCGCAACTGGGTTTTGGGGTTTGGCAAGTGCCAAATGAAGAGGCTACAACAGCAGTAGAAAAAGCAATTGAAGTAGGCTATCGTTCAATTGATACAGCAAAAATTTATGAAAATGAGCAAGGTGTAGGTAAAGCAATTGCAAATAGTAATGTTCCACGAGAAGAGTTGTTCATTACAACAAAAGTGTGGAACACGGATCAAGGTTATGAGAATACGCTTCAAGCATATGAAGAAAGCTTAGAGAAGCTCGGATTGACATATGTAGATCTTTATCTTATCCACTGGCCAACTCCTGAATATGATCAATATGTAGAAACGTATCAAGCCTTGGAAAAGCTCTATAAGGATGGTCGGGTAAGAGCAATAGGCGTGTGCAATTTTAATGTTGAGCATCTAGAGCGGATTATTGCAGAATGTGAAATTGTTCCTGTAGTAAATCAAGTAGAGTGTCACCCGTATTTGCAGCAAAACGAGTTAAAAGATTTTTGTGATCAGCACCATATTTACTTGGAGGCTTGGAGTCCACTAATGCAAGGTGGCAAAGTACTTCAAGATCCAGTCATTACCAAAATTGCAGAAAAATATCAACGAACCCCAGCTCAAGTAGTGTTACGTTGGCATTTGCAATCAAATCATATCGTGATTCCAAAATCCGTTACTCCATCAAGAATGGAACAAAATTTTGCTGTGTTTGATTTTGAGCTAACTCCAGAGGATATGAAAGCAATTAAAGCGTTAGATCGCTATGAACGAACTGGTCCAGAGCCAAGTGAAATGAATATAAGATAA
- a CDS encoding HD domain-containing protein yields MLQKAKEFATIAHRGQRRKTSNLPYITHPIRVAKILEEAGCSDEVICAGYLHDVVEDTCYTIKDIEAHFGEQIASIVQAHTEDKSLTWQERKQHTISLVKSANKEIKQLIVADKLDNLLSIEEDLNTYGDMVWSNFSAPYEKQKWYYHSIADNMYHGLPANQIPAYFKTYEKAVARVFGNTN; encoded by the coding sequence ATGTTACAAAAAGCGAAGGAATTTGCAACGATTGCTCATCGTGGTCAGAGGCGAAAAACTTCTAACCTTCCCTATATTACCCATCCGATACGTGTTGCCAAAATACTTGAAGAAGCGGGATGCAGTGATGAAGTAATTTGTGCAGGCTATTTACATGATGTCGTGGAAGATACCTGCTATACGATAAAGGATATAGAAGCCCATTTCGGTGAACAAATTGCTTCCATTGTTCAAGCACATACCGAAGATAAATCGCTAACGTGGCAAGAACGTAAACAACATACGATATCTCTTGTGAAATCTGCTAATAAAGAAATAAAGCAATTAATTGTTGCAGATAAGCTAGATAACTTATTAAGTATTGAAGAAGATTTAAACACCTATGGGGACATGGTATGGAGTAACTTCAGTGCTCCCTATGAAAAACAAAAATGGTATTACCACTCTATTGCAGATAATATGTATCATGGTCTTCCAGCAAATCAAATCCCAGCGTATTTTAAGACGTATGAAAAAGCAGTAGCCCGTGTTTTTGGAAATACTAACTAA
- the fni gene encoding type 2 isopentenyl-diphosphate Delta-isomerase has product MEEGINRRKTEHIQLCLTENVEGVNKSTGLEGISFIHNALPELDFNEIQINTSFLNKSLQAPFLVSSMTGGSELATKINQNLALAAEEKGWAVALGSTRALLESDAHKDSFLIRKQAPTVPLIANLGAVQLNYGYGVEEAKRIVDMTGADSLVLHLNSLQEAVQDGGDLNFSDLLPKIEQICRDLSVPVGAKEVGFGIDGVVAKQLYDAGVTYIDVAGAGGTSWSQVEKLRSQDPLRKAAAEAFNNWGLPTKDCIVSVRNKLPHVPLVASGGMKTGVDAAKAITIGANIIGFARQLLQAATESAEAVIHNMDQIELELKMAMFGIGAASLKDLQNTRRVSIMGRSLLEENS; this is encoded by the coding sequence ATGGAAGAGGGAATCAACCGTAGAAAAACGGAGCATATACAGCTTTGTTTAACTGAAAATGTAGAAGGTGTTAACAAATCAACAGGCTTAGAAGGCATTTCTTTTATACATAATGCACTTCCTGAATTAGATTTCAATGAGATTCAGATAAATACAAGCTTTTTAAATAAATCACTTCAAGCTCCGTTTTTAGTCAGCTCTATGACTGGTGGATCTGAGCTCGCCACGAAAATTAATCAGAATTTAGCACTTGCCGCTGAAGAAAAAGGGTGGGCTGTTGCATTAGGATCAACTCGGGCATTACTAGAGAGCGATGCGCATAAAGATTCTTTTTTAATTCGTAAGCAAGCTCCAACTGTGCCATTAATAGCAAACCTTGGAGCAGTACAATTAAATTATGGTTATGGTGTTGAAGAGGCTAAGCGTATCGTGGATATGACGGGAGCAGATTCGTTAGTCTTACACTTAAACAGCTTGCAAGAAGCAGTTCAAGACGGTGGAGATTTGAATTTTTCTGATCTGTTACCTAAAATTGAACAAATTTGCCGTGATTTAAGTGTTCCGGTTGGTGCAAAGGAGGTTGGCTTTGGGATTGATGGAGTTGTAGCGAAGCAGTTGTATGATGCAGGTGTTACTTATATCGATGTTGCAGGTGCCGGTGGAACTTCTTGGAGCCAAGTTGAAAAGCTGCGGTCACAAGACCCCCTTCGAAAAGCTGCTGCAGAAGCGTTTAATAATTGGGGATTGCCAACGAAGGATTGTATTGTATCTGTAAGAAATAAGCTGCCTCATGTTCCGCTTGTAGCAAGTGGGGGAATGAAAACCGGAGTGGATGCTGCAAAAGCTATAACCATTGGTGCAAATATAATTGGATTTGCCCGGCAGTTACTTCAGGCGGCTACCGAATCGGCTGAAGCCGTTATTCACAATATGGATCAAATAGAACTCGAACTGAAAATGGCGATGTTTGGAATCGGAGCAGCTTCATTAAAAGATTTGCAAAACACAAGACGTGTATCTATCATGGGACGTTCCTTATTAGAAGAAAACAGCTAG
- a CDS encoding DUF2188 domain-containing protein: protein MIWTLQDYPSSMKNLNEETRKKAIDIANSMVDEGYAESRAIPIAIEQAKEWRKNASNQEVNEYKKHGKPTQRSKEVKQYENNPERLEEGEHVISHEDGWAVRSSKAKKPSHVFQAKEEAIKRGREIAKNKGTYLIIHREDGTIQDQYFYKEANE, encoded by the coding sequence ATGATTTGGACATTACAGGATTATCCATCATCCATGAAAAATCTAAATGAAGAAACGAGAAAAAAAGCAATTGATATTGCTAATTCAATGGTTGATGAAGGTTATGCTGAAAGTAGAGCAATCCCAATTGCAATTGAGCAGGCCAAGGAATGGAGAAAAAATGCAAGTAATCAAGAAGTGAATGAATATAAGAAACATGGAAAACCAACCCAGCGTTCAAAGGAAGTAAAACAGTATGAAAATAATCCAGAGCGCCTAGAAGAAGGAGAGCATGTTATTTCCCATGAGGACGGATGGGCCGTACGCTCAAGTAAAGCCAAAAAGCCTAGTCATGTTTTTCAAGCAAAGGAAGAAGCAATTAAACGAGGACGTGAAATAGCAAAAAATAAAGGTACCTATTTAATCATTCATCGAGAAGACGGAACGATTCAAGACCAATACTTTTATAAAGAAGCTAATGAATAA
- a CDS encoding MBL fold metallo-hydrolase, whose amino-acid sequence MEQDFHQKEHDTFIPMTSITSGGGVEVKADVYYYTDQMVNIGFVGHSDAGDWVLIDAGLPNAAPEIKSVVVDRFGKGSKPAAILLTHAHFDHVGGLADLLAEWEVPIYAHPDELPYLRGEKSYPKPDSDVEGGLLAKIAGMYPNEPINLGDAVQPLPEDQQVPYLNGWKWIHTPGHTPGHVSFYRESDRLLFSGDAFITVRQDSFYRVLMQTAEVNGPPRYFTTDWDEARKSVEKLAKLKPKIVVPGHGISMKGEKLEKGLQRLVDHFSDFAVPDYGRYVDQDKPFYH is encoded by the coding sequence GTGGAGCAGGATTTTCATCAAAAAGAGCATGATACATTTATTCCGATGACATCGATTACGAGTGGCGGCGGGGTAGAGGTTAAAGCAGATGTATATTATTATACTGATCAAATGGTGAATATCGGTTTTGTTGGCCACTCAGATGCGGGAGACTGGGTACTTATTGATGCAGGATTACCGAATGCAGCTCCTGAAATTAAGTCAGTAGTTGTTGACCGCTTTGGTAAAGGCAGTAAACCTGCTGCTATTTTATTAACACATGCACATTTTGATCATGTAGGCGGTTTAGCTGATTTACTAGCAGAGTGGGAAGTTCCAATCTATGCACATCCCGACGAGTTGCCCTATTTACGTGGTGAAAAAAGTTATCCAAAGCCAGATTCTGATGTAGAAGGGGGATTATTAGCGAAAATAGCAGGCATGTATCCAAATGAACCAATTAATTTAGGAGATGCTGTCCAGCCACTGCCAGAAGATCAGCAAGTTCCGTATTTAAACGGTTGGAAATGGATTCATACTCCCGGACATACCCCAGGTCATGTTTCATTTTACCGAGAAAGTGACCGTTTACTATTTTCAGGAGATGCATTTATCACAGTTCGTCAAGACTCTTTCTATCGTGTACTCATGCAAACAGCCGAGGTAAATGGACCACCAAGGTATTTTACTACTGATTGGGATGAAGCACGTAAATCCGTTGAAAAACTAGCTAAATTGAAACCAAAAATCGTTGTTCCTGGACATGGGATCTCGATGAAAGGGGAAAAGCTGGAAAAAGGATTGCAAAGACTAGTCGATCATTTTTCCGATTTTGCCGTACCAGACTATGGAAGATATGTCGATCAAGATAAGCCTTTCTACCACTAA
- a CDS encoding DsbA family oxidoreductase, with product MKIEIWSDFVCPFCYIGKRRLEQSLETFKHQDEVTLEFKSYQLDPNAETKPNQNMQEYLSKTKGMPIEQVRQMTKNIEMQAKEVGLTYHFDSMQHTNTFAAHRVAKYAERQGKGNEMTEKLMHAFFTDSQLISDYEVLQGLAAEVGLDQVEVASILKNEAYAKEVRDDQEQARQLGIQGVPFFVFNEKYALSGAQPTEVFVGALEQVWQEEQQNHQLKSLNPKASKTTYCTDEGCEMDN from the coding sequence ATGAAAATTGAAATATGGTCTGATTTTGTATGTCCGTTTTGTTACATTGGTAAAAGAAGACTAGAACAATCTTTGGAAACATTTAAACATCAAGATGAAGTAACTTTGGAATTTAAAAGCTATCAATTAGATCCGAATGCAGAAACAAAACCAAATCAAAATATGCAAGAATATCTTTCAAAAACCAAAGGAATGCCGATAGAACAAGTAAGACAAATGACTAAAAATATAGAAATGCAAGCAAAAGAAGTAGGACTAACCTATCACTTTGATTCGATGCAGCATACAAACACGTTTGCAGCACATCGTGTAGCCAAATATGCTGAACGACAAGGAAAAGGAAATGAAATGACTGAAAAGCTAATGCACGCCTTCTTTACCGACTCTCAATTGATAAGTGATTATGAAGTGTTGCAGGGATTAGCTGCTGAAGTAGGGCTTGATCAAGTTGAGGTTGCATCTATCTTAAAGAATGAGGCTTATGCAAAAGAGGTAAGAGATGATCAGGAACAAGCGCGACAACTTGGTATACAAGGTGTTCCTTTCTTTGTATTCAATGAAAAATATGCTCTTTCTGGAGCACAACCAACAGAAGTGTTTGTAGGTGCGCTTGAACAAGTATGGCAGGAAGAACAGCAAAATCATCAGTTGAAATCATTAAATCCAAAAGCTTCTAAAACAACTTATTGTACCGATGAAGGTTGTGAGATGGATAACTGA
- a CDS encoding BglG family transcription antiterminator: MLEQRSLTILEFIMGNPSCTINDLQLKTSLSRRQIMYDLEKINYWLKKNNFEEIKYCRKSGLKMTETPNNVVSKLAQEKSISNYNEKDRRLILFFYLLISKEEVSLYHLTDLLRVSRGTVHEDLKKLVKELQLYDLQITYKRIQGYFIDGKEANIRYAAMYLIGNIIIHHKQRTISLDYVLEQSGIPYKQIFHVIRKHFDRQEIICSDNGLLEVMYIIIFFMIREQDVDNRTDHVKLTSMPEYQVARLITEDLLNLGYPISSCYVNFIASLILSYSFGQADMKNESFYMLKEFVYKIFYKLEVTYGIALPNKKEAFQQIYTHFKPAYYRIIFNYPIVNPLKDKIKAKYNSLFKILKEIFYPISLPGGSRFSDNEIAYLTIHFATLIKHTNVQSTSKVKAGIVCPNGTGISLIIYKELTGIFPEVEFLKPTSIDQLSINDEVDVVFSTKLIQTSKPLFIVSPMMTNLEKANLIKSFYKRIGNSVYTQPNSNISEKDLLHVVNKYTNNQNAKKLVNELKKVLAEVIYIHGERRQPMLSEIINKDLIQLKVQVKDWKDAIKKSSRPLVEQHIVTTNYVNAMVASAEENGPYIVITKHVALPHARPEAGANKIGISLTTLKTPVSFGNKDNDPVKYVFCLSAVDSITHLKAITELVELLESKDFYDLLESSSSKEEIIDYIKKSEVEMSNE; this comes from the coding sequence ATGCTCGAGCAAAGATCACTCACTATCTTGGAATTCATAATGGGTAATCCAAGTTGTACCATCAACGATTTACAATTAAAAACCTCCTTGTCGAGAAGACAAATCATGTATGATTTGGAAAAGATAAATTACTGGTTGAAGAAAAACAACTTTGAAGAAATTAAGTACTGTAGAAAAAGTGGATTGAAAATGACAGAAACCCCAAACAATGTTGTAAGTAAGTTAGCGCAAGAAAAAAGTATATCTAATTATAATGAAAAAGATAGACGTCTAATTCTATTTTTTTACTTGCTCATTAGTAAAGAAGAAGTTTCCTTATATCATTTAACCGACTTACTCCGTGTGAGCAGAGGCACCGTTCATGAGGATTTAAAAAAACTTGTAAAGGAGTTACAGTTATATGATTTACAAATAACGTATAAAAGAATACAAGGTTATTTTATAGACGGAAAAGAAGCCAATATTCGTTATGCTGCTATGTATTTAATTGGCAATATTATAATCCATCATAAGCAGCGTACCATTAGCTTAGATTATGTTTTAGAGCAGAGTGGTATTCCCTATAAGCAGATATTTCATGTTATAAGGAAACATTTTGACAGACAAGAGATTATTTGTTCTGATAACGGTCTATTAGAAGTAATGTATATCATCATCTTCTTTATGATAAGGGAACAAGACGTGGACAACAGAACGGATCATGTTAAACTAACGAGTATGCCAGAATATCAGGTTGCAAGATTAATTACGGAGGATTTATTAAACTTGGGTTACCCAATATCAAGCTGTTACGTTAATTTTATCGCTTCACTAATACTGTCTTACTCCTTTGGACAAGCTGACATGAAGAATGAAAGTTTCTATATGTTAAAGGAGTTTGTGTATAAAATCTTTTATAAATTAGAAGTAACTTATGGAATTGCTTTACCCAATAAGAAGGAAGCATTTCAACAGATATATACGCATTTTAAGCCTGCTTATTATCGGATTATTTTTAATTATCCAATAGTAAACCCGTTAAAAGATAAGATAAAAGCTAAGTATAATAGCTTATTTAAAATTCTAAAAGAAATATTTTATCCCATAAGTTTGCCGGGAGGATCTCGTTTTTCCGATAATGAAATTGCCTATCTAACGATCCACTTTGCTACATTAATTAAACATACAAATGTACAGTCAACCAGTAAAGTAAAAGCAGGGATTGTCTGTCCAAACGGGACTGGAATTTCACTGATTATTTATAAAGAGCTGACAGGTATTTTTCCAGAAGTAGAGTTTTTAAAACCGACATCGATTGATCAGCTCTCTATAAATGACGAAGTAGATGTTGTGTTCTCTACAAAACTGATACAAACCTCTAAGCCTTTGTTCATTGTAAGTCCAATGATGACTAATTTAGAGAAAGCCAATTTAATTAAAAGTTTTTATAAAAGGATAGGGAATTCTGTGTATACGCAGCCAAATTCCAATATTAGCGAAAAAGATTTACTTCATGTTGTGAATAAATACACAAATAATCAAAATGCAAAAAAATTAGTAAATGAATTAAAGAAAGTATTGGCCGAGGTTATTTATATTCATGGGGAAAGGAGGCAACCGATGTTAAGTGAAATAATAAACAAAGATTTAATTCAATTAAAAGTACAGGTTAAAGATTGGAAAGATGCTATTAAAAAAAGCAGTCGGCCATTAGTGGAGCAACATATAGTAACTACGAATTATGTTAATGCTATGGTAGCTAGTGCCGAAGAGAATGGACCTTATATTGTTATTACAAAACATGTCGCACTTCCACATGCAAGGCCAGAAGCAGGAGCTAATAAAATCGGGATCAGCTTAACTACTCTCAAAACACCTGTTAGCTTTGGTAATAAGGATAATGACCCCGTTAAATATGTATTTTGTTTAAGTGCGGTAGACAGTATAACACATTTGAAAGCGATTACTGAATTGGTAGAACTTCTCGAATCAAAAGATTTTTACGACTTACTGGAATCCTCTAGCAGCAAAGAAGAAATTATCGATTATATAAAAAAATCAGAAGTGGAGATGAGTAACGAATGA